The proteins below are encoded in one region of Streptomyces sp. NBC_00490:
- a CDS encoding flavodoxin family protein: MATLLIVHHTPSPNCQAMLEAVVSGATAPEIENVRVVRRAALAATASDVLDADGYLLGTPANLGYMSGALKHFFDQVYYPCLDETRGRPFGYYVHGGSDVTGAVRGIETITTGLGWRRATDAVTVTAEPGKSDTEACWELGATLAAGLMV, encoded by the coding sequence GTGGCTACTTTGCTGATCGTGCATCACACCCCCTCGCCCAACTGCCAGGCGATGCTGGAAGCCGTCGTGTCCGGCGCCACGGCGCCGGAGATCGAGAACGTCCGGGTCGTCCGGCGGGCCGCCCTGGCGGCCACCGCCTCCGACGTCCTGGACGCCGACGGCTATCTGCTGGGCACCCCGGCGAACCTCGGCTACATGTCCGGTGCCCTCAAGCACTTCTTCGACCAGGTCTACTACCCGTGCCTGGACGAGACGCGCGGCCGGCCCTTCGGCTACTACGTGCACGGCGGAAGCGACGTCACCGGAGCGGTGCGGGGCATCGAGACGATCACCACCGGCCTCGGCTGGCGCCGCGCGACGGACGCGGTGACGGTCACCGCGGAGCCCGGCAAGTCCGACACCGAGGCCTGCTGGGAACTGGGCGCGACCCTGGCCGCCGGGCTCATGGTCTGA
- a CDS encoding ABC transporter permease: MSALGRVVRSGVGRRRVQTVVIALATMMAVASAVVAGSLMVATNAPFDRAFSRQNGAHLTAEFDPAKVSTAQLTATRTLDGVTGTAGPYPSTTIHGVDDEGRQTPAMTLVGRSDPDSDVERLDLKEGRWPTKTGEIALSESFEGPAFKLGSTLKASDADNSPTLTIVGFALSVGKTADAWATPAQVRALGSKDTPVTSQMLYRFDSAGTTSQIAADRKRLAAAVPSGALLGSQSYLDTKRAADQNAAPTIPFLIAFGVLGIVMSVIIVGSVISGAVGTSLRRIGILKAIGFTPREVVRAYIAQALLPAGAGIALGVVLGNLMALPLLEDTETVYGTVSLTVAWWVDVLVAAVALLVVGVAALVPALRAGRLRTAEAIAVGRAPRTGRGQWAHRAAGRLPLPRAVTYGLASPFAHPVRTLAMLLAVAFGTVAATFALGLTSSLNEVAAAGDPESRNDVSVFAGGPTIGKGQHVPAPNTPTREPADPAKVSAAIKAQPGTALYYGVAQQEATVPGVSGTVRVTLYDGDSSSGSYAMISGHWITGPGQVIVSSHFLETTGTEIGDTVRVTAGEDTATLRIVGEAFDTSDDTLEIHADIADFPAVEPTEFRVDVKDGVSPTEYAEALAAAVEPLGADAFANSLSEQDNLLIVLNAMAALLTLMLVSVAGLGVLNSVVLDTRERVHDLGVCKALGMTPRQTVSLVLASVAGIGLFGGLVGVPAGFALHGFVLPEMAEAAGTGLPPSVLEVYDALELVLLGLAGVGIAVLGALLPAGWAAKARTATALRTE; encoded by the coding sequence ATGAGCGCCCTCGGCCGGGTCGTACGGTCCGGGGTCGGGCGGCGCCGGGTGCAGACCGTGGTGATCGCCCTGGCCACGATGATGGCCGTGGCCTCGGCGGTGGTCGCCGGCTCGCTCATGGTCGCCACCAACGCCCCCTTCGACCGCGCCTTCTCCCGGCAGAACGGGGCCCATCTCACCGCGGAGTTCGACCCGGCCAAGGTGAGTACGGCCCAGCTGACGGCCACGCGCACGCTGGACGGCGTCACCGGGACCGCGGGGCCCTACCCGTCCACGACGATCCACGGGGTGGACGACGAGGGGCGGCAGACACCGGCGATGACACTGGTCGGCCGGTCCGACCCGGACAGCGACGTGGAGCGACTGGATCTCAAGGAGGGCCGGTGGCCGACGAAGACCGGTGAGATCGCGCTCTCGGAGTCCTTCGAGGGCCCCGCCTTCAAGCTGGGCTCCACCCTCAAGGCCTCGGACGCCGACAACAGCCCGACGCTCACCATCGTCGGATTCGCCCTGTCCGTCGGCAAGACCGCCGACGCTTGGGCGACCCCCGCCCAGGTGCGGGCACTCGGGTCGAAGGACACCCCGGTCACGAGCCAGATGCTCTACCGCTTCGACTCCGCCGGCACCACGAGCCAGATCGCCGCCGACCGGAAGCGGCTCGCGGCCGCCGTGCCGTCCGGTGCGCTCCTCGGCAGCCAGTCCTACCTGGACACCAAGCGGGCCGCCGACCAGAACGCCGCCCCGACGATCCCGTTCCTCATCGCCTTCGGCGTGCTCGGCATCGTCATGTCGGTGATCATCGTCGGCAGCGTCATCAGCGGCGCGGTCGGGACCAGCCTGCGCAGGATCGGCATCCTCAAGGCCATCGGCTTCACCCCGCGCGAAGTCGTCCGCGCCTACATCGCCCAGGCGCTCCTCCCGGCCGGCGCCGGTATCGCGTTGGGTGTCGTCCTCGGCAACCTCATGGCCCTGCCGCTCCTGGAGGACACCGAGACGGTCTACGGCACGGTCTCGCTGACGGTCGCCTGGTGGGTGGACGTCCTGGTGGCGGCCGTCGCCCTGCTCGTCGTCGGGGTCGCGGCGCTGGTCCCCGCGCTGCGGGCCGGGCGGCTGCGGACCGCGGAGGCGATCGCCGTCGGCCGGGCCCCCCGGACGGGACGCGGCCAGTGGGCGCACCGGGCGGCGGGCCGGCTGCCGCTGCCCCGCGCGGTGACCTACGGTCTGGCGAGCCCCTTCGCCCACCCGGTCCGTACCCTCGCGATGCTCCTCGCCGTGGCCTTCGGCACGGTCGCGGCGACCTTCGCGCTGGGGCTGACCTCGTCGCTGAACGAGGTGGCGGCGGCCGGGGACCCCGAGAGCCGCAACGACGTGAGCGTCTTCGCGGGCGGTCCCACCATCGGCAAGGGCCAACACGTCCCCGCACCGAACACCCCCACCCGCGAGCCGGCCGATCCGGCGAAGGTGAGCGCCGCCATCAAGGCACAGCCGGGCACCGCCCTCTACTACGGCGTGGCCCAGCAGGAGGCCACCGTGCCCGGAGTCTCCGGCACCGTCCGGGTCACCCTCTACGACGGTGACTCGAGCTCCGGCAGCTACGCGATGATCTCCGGCCACTGGATCACCGGCCCCGGCCAGGTCATCGTCTCCTCCCACTTCCTGGAGACCACCGGCACCGAGATCGGCGACACCGTGCGGGTGACCGCCGGCGAGGACACGGCCACCCTGCGGATCGTGGGCGAGGCCTTCGACACCTCCGACGACACGCTGGAGATCCACGCGGACATCGCCGACTTCCCGGCCGTCGAGCCCACCGAGTTCCGGGTCGACGTGAAGGACGGCGTCTCCCCGACCGAGTACGCCGAGGCACTCGCCGCGGCAGTGGAGCCGCTGGGCGCCGACGCCTTCGCCAACTCCCTCTCCGAGCAGGACAACCTCCTCATCGTCCTGAACGCGATGGCCGCGCTCCTCACCCTGATGCTCGTCTCCGTGGCCGGACTCGGGGTCCTCAACTCCGTGGTCCTCGACACCCGGGAGCGCGTCCATGACCTGGGGGTGTGCAAGGCGCTGGGGATGACGCCGCGGCAGACCGTGAGCCTCGTGCTCGCCTCGGTGGCCGGGATCGGCCTCTTCGGCGGACTCGTCGGGGTGCCGGCCGGCTTCGCCCTGCACGGCTTCGTGCTGCCGGAGATGGCGGAGGCCGCGGGCACCGGGCTGCCGCCGTCGGTCCTGGAGGTGTACGACGCTCTCGAACTGGTCCTGCTGGGTCTGGCCGGGGTCGGCATCGCCGTGCTGGGCGCGCTGCTCCCGGCGGGCTGGGCGGCCAAGGCCCGCACGGCGACGGCGTTGCGCACGGAGTAG
- a CDS encoding class I SAM-dependent methyltransferase, giving the protein MFPDWDASMARQAAVLDALVEGRLGAGPRRVLDCSCGIGTQAIGLARSGHRVVGSDLSPRAAARAGTEAAARGVGLATAAGDMRRLPFASGVFDVVVCADNSLPHLLSAPDVAAALGSMRRVLRDGGLLLLTLRDYDGIRRTRPLSTPPQVSRTPDGRVITFQLWHWHEDGERYDLEHFQLIPVGADWTVRRRRTTYWALSRPQLTRLLAEAGFADVVWHAPEATGYYQPVVTCQERRART; this is encoded by the coding sequence ATGTTCCCGGACTGGGATGCGAGCATGGCGCGCCAGGCGGCGGTGCTCGACGCGCTCGTCGAGGGCCGGCTGGGAGCGGGGCCGCGGCGCGTCCTGGACTGTTCCTGCGGGATCGGGACCCAGGCGATCGGGCTGGCCCGATCCGGGCACCGGGTCGTCGGCAGCGATCTGAGTCCGCGTGCCGCCGCGCGCGCCGGGACCGAGGCGGCCGCGCGGGGCGTCGGGCTCGCGACGGCCGCCGGGGACATGCGCCGGCTGCCGTTCGCGTCCGGCGTCTTCGACGTCGTCGTCTGCGCCGACAACTCGCTCCCGCATCTGCTCTCCGCGCCGGACGTCGCAGCGGCACTCGGCAGTATGCGGCGGGTGCTGCGCGACGGCGGACTGCTGCTGCTCACCCTCCGGGACTACGACGGGATCCGCCGGACCAGACCCCTGTCGACACCGCCCCAGGTCAGCCGGACCCCCGACGGCCGGGTGATCACGTTTCAGCTGTGGCACTGGCACGAGGACGGCGAGCGCTACGACCTGGAGCACTTCCAGCTCATCCCGGTCGGGGCCGACTGGACGGTCCGACGGCGCCGGACCACCTACTGGGCGCTGTCCCGACCGCAGTTGACCCGCCTCCTGGCCGAGGCGGGCTTCGCCGACGTCGTCTGGCACGCGCCGGAGGCCACCGGGTACTACCAGCCCGTCGTGACGTGTCAGGAGCGGCGGGCCAGGACGTAG
- a CDS encoding class I SAM-dependent methyltransferase produces MVDHAHHDSVRRSYDTVAEEYATRLHAELDHKPLDKALLAALLEQTEPGTTIGDLGCGPGHVAARLAEKGEHTVGIDLSPGMLAAGARRFPQVEFREGDLLELPAKEAEFGAVVAFYTIIHLDPDELHRAFKEMARVLRPSGLALLSFHIGEEVRHLDEWWGHKVDVDFRFLDPTRVAEQLETAGFAVEMSLQRTHYAHEVETRRAYVLARRS; encoded by the coding sequence ATGGTTGATCACGCACACCACGACTCGGTACGCCGCAGTTACGACACCGTGGCGGAGGAGTACGCGACCCGCCTCCACGCGGAACTCGACCACAAGCCCCTGGACAAGGCGTTGCTCGCCGCCCTCCTGGAACAGACGGAACCGGGCACCACCATCGGTGACCTGGGCTGCGGTCCCGGACACGTGGCGGCCCGGCTCGCCGAGAAGGGCGAGCACACGGTCGGGATCGACCTGTCCCCGGGCATGCTCGCGGCGGGCGCGCGCCGCTTCCCGCAGGTGGAGTTCCGCGAGGGCGACCTGCTGGAACTGCCCGCGAAAGAGGCTGAGTTCGGTGCGGTGGTCGCTTTTTACACGATCATCCACCTCGACCCCGATGAACTCCACCGCGCCTTCAAGGAGATGGCACGCGTCCTGCGTCCCTCGGGCCTCGCCCTCCTCTCCTTCCACATCGGCGAGGAGGTCCGGCACCTGGACGAGTGGTGGGGGCACAAGGTGGACGTCGACTTCCGCTTCCTCGACCCGACCCGGGTCGCAGAGCAGCTGGAGACGGCCGGCTTCGCCGTGGAGATGAGCCTGCAACGCACGCACTACGCCCACGAGGTGGAGACCCGCCGCGCCTACGTCCTGGCCCGCCGCTCCTGA
- a CDS encoding ABC transporter ATP-binding protein codes for MTHVIELTGVAKRYDSAGAPALGPIDLGVAQGEALAVTGPSGSGKSTLLNLVAGLDKPTTGTVTVAGQRVDRMGEHALARFRREQIGMVFQFFNLLDDLTVADNIQLPAQLTGTSRRKAATRAGELMEVLGIQKHARAYPGRLSGGERQRVAVARALVNRPALLLADEPTGALDSASGADVRELLVDLHRGGQTIVLVTHDPALAEACASRTIHLVDGHLALDTRTEAVR; via the coding sequence ATGACTCATGTGATCGAACTGACGGGCGTGGCAAAGCGCTACGACAGTGCCGGCGCACCCGCGCTCGGACCGATCGACCTCGGTGTCGCCCAGGGCGAGGCCCTCGCCGTCACCGGCCCCTCCGGCAGCGGCAAGTCCACCCTGCTGAACCTCGTCGCGGGCCTCGACAAGCCCACCACCGGCACCGTGACCGTGGCCGGACAGCGGGTCGACCGGATGGGCGAGCACGCGCTGGCCCGGTTCCGACGCGAACAGATCGGCATGGTCTTCCAGTTCTTCAACCTGCTCGACGACCTCACCGTCGCCGACAACATCCAGCTGCCCGCCCAGCTGACCGGCACCTCCCGGCGCAAGGCGGCCACCCGGGCCGGGGAACTCATGGAGGTGCTGGGCATCCAGAAGCACGCCCGCGCCTACCCCGGCCGGCTCTCCGGCGGCGAGCGCCAACGGGTCGCGGTGGCCCGGGCGTTGGTCAACCGGCCGGCGCTGCTGCTCGCCGACGAGCCGACCGGCGCTCTGGACAGCGCCTCGGGCGCGGACGTCCGGGAGCTGCTGGTCGACCTGCACCGCGGCGGGCAGACCATCGTGCTCGTCACCCACGACCCGGCCCTCGCCGAGGCGTGCGCGAGCCGCACGATCCACCTGGTCGACGGACACCTCGCCCTCGACACCCGGACGGAGGCCGTGCGATGA
- a CDS encoding ATP-binding protein has translation MIVWLNGTHGAGKTTTSPLVQQLIPDSRVFDAEKVGETLMDITPGLPATDNFQHWPPWRPLVVETARHILDYTGGTLVIPMTVLVERYWREISAGLDRHAIPVRHFVLHADQDTLRGRIAGDTVLGPDSPFRLRHLEPYAEAARTWLHAEAEVVDTTHITPAEAALRIAEAVKG, from the coding sequence ATGATCGTATGGCTCAACGGCACCCACGGTGCGGGCAAGACGACGACCAGTCCACTGGTGCAGCAACTGATCCCTGATTCACGGGTGTTCGACGCCGAGAAGGTCGGCGAGACACTCATGGACATCACGCCGGGGCTGCCCGCGACGGACAACTTCCAGCACTGGCCGCCGTGGCGGCCGCTCGTCGTCGAGACCGCCCGCCACATCCTCGACTACACCGGCGGCACTCTGGTGATCCCCATGACCGTCCTGGTCGAGCGGTACTGGCGCGAGATCAGCGCGGGCCTCGACCGACACGCCATCCCGGTACGGCACTTCGTCCTCCACGCCGACCAGGACACCCTCCGCGGCCGCATCGCGGGCGACACCGTTCTCGGCCCCGATTCCCCGTTCCGGCTCCGCCACCTCGAGCCCTACGCCGAGGCGGCTCGCACCTGGCTGCATGCCGAGGCCGAGGTCGTCGACACCACGCACATCACGCCCGCCGAGGCCGCCCTGCGGATCGCGGAGGCGGTCAAGGGCTGA